One stretch of Gadus macrocephalus chromosome 12, ASM3116895v1 DNA includes these proteins:
- the ftsj3 gene encoding pre-rRNA 2'-O-ribose RNA methyltransferase FTSJ3: protein MGKKSKIGKARKDKFYHLAKETGYRSRSSFKLIQLNRKFQFLQKARALVDLCAAPGGWLQVASKFMPISSLIIGVDLVPIRAIPNVVTLQEDITTDKCKQAIRKELQTWKVDVVLNDGAPNVGANWQHDAFTQAHLTLMALKLACEFLNKGGSFITKVFRSKDYQPLLWIFQQFFKKVQATKPQASRNESAEIFVVCQGFLAPDKIDSKFFDPKHAFKEVEVQAKTVKELIPVKKPKAEGYTDGDLTLYHSFTLTEFLKAENPVDFLGKASTITLDSLELESQEITTDEVKECCRDIKVLGRKDLRLLLNWRTKLRRYLSKKIKDEAKQRDQEIVLNSDEEDDDSDTDVKPDKPVKVDAAEGQGETATEKEDEAENEAMVTQLAELKAEEIADLRRKKKKLLKERRKQRERVELKMDLPGVSIADNEDTAMFCLSSIKAKALGEISKGDMLAADSLVEGEEHFHISEDEEDNEEDKMSLASDLDEEERDEVEEQEMQLDMLEKQKKKVALKTAKAAAEKEKEEEEEEEEKGPGGLLVDLEDKDVKRERETNLWFSKGIFSEIDLEKDAETELQQTEKLQSQEALEQSREVEEEEVTADQPEAEAGPTQKTEDAYNSDSDSDSSDDEPDITTMRRGKGAGGLKAKAAKEDFQVVPVERSNKRHRVLDAEGLALGCQIASSKKRGRDLMDDSFHRFANSEGQWEVPEWFFDDERKHRKKPVPVTQAMVDEFKQKWKEINARPIKRVAEAKARKKKRMLKKMESAKKKAEAVVDTVDISEKEKMSALKSIYKKAGVGKEEKREVTYVVAKKGSGGRVGRPSGVKGHFKVVDSRMKKDMRGLQRKEQRSKGGKGGKGKGGKPGKGGKPKGSKPGKGRVPKGGRKGK, encoded by the exons ATGGGAAAGAAATCAAAAATAGGAAAGGCCAGGAAGGACAAGTTCTACCACTTGGCCAAAGAAACTG GCTATCGGTCTCGTTCCTCCTTCAAGTTAATTCAGCTTAACCGTAAATTCCAGTTTTTACAAAAAGCCAGAGCGTTGGTTGACTTGTGTGCAGCCCCAGGCGGATG GCTGCAAGTGGCTTCAAAGTTTATGCCCATCTCCAGCCTCATTATTG GTGTGGATTTGGTGCCTATCAGAGCTATCCCTAATGTGGTGACTCTACAGGAAGACATCACTACTGACAAATGCAAACAG GCTATTCGGAAGGAGCTGCAGACCTGGAAGGTGGATGTTGTCCTCAATGACGGTGCGCCCAACGTAGGTGCCAACTGGCAGCATGACGCCTTCACCCAGG CTCACCTCACCCTCATGGCCCTGAAGCTGGCCTGTGAGTTCCTGAACAAGGGGGGCTCCTTTATCACCAAGGTCTTCCGCTCCAAGGACTACCAGCCGCTGCTCTGGATCTTCCAGCAGTTCTTCAAGAAGGTGCAGGCCACCAAGCCCCAGGCCTCCCGAAATGAGTCTGCTGAGATCTTCGTGGTCTGTCAGG GTTTCCTTGCCCCGGACAAGATTGACAGCAAGTTCTTCGACCCCAAGCATGCTttcaaagaggtggaggttcAGGCTAAGACCGTGAAGGAGTTGATCCCTGTCAAGAAgcccaag GCGGAGGGATACACCGATGGTGATCTGACCCTCTATCACAGCTTCACGCTGACAGAGTTTCTCAAAGCTGAGAACCCTGTGGATTTCCTGGGCAAGGCCAGCACG ATCACTTTGGACAGCCTAGAGCTGGAGTCTCAGGAGATTACTACAGACGAGGTCAAAGAGTGTTGCCGTGACATCAAGGTGCTGGGCCGCAAAGATCTCCG TCTGCTGCTGAACTGGCGGACCAAGCTGAGGAGATATCTGTCCAAGAAGATCAAGGATGAGGCCAAGCAACGCGACCAGGAGATTGT CCTGAACTCtgacgaggaggacgacgacagCGACACCGACGTGAAACCGGATAAGCCCGTCAAGGTGGACGCGgcggaggggcagggggagacCGCCACGGAGAAGGAGGACGAGGCGGAGAACGAGGCGATGGTGACGCAACTGGCGGAGTTGAAGGCCGAGGAGATCGCCGATCTGAGACG gaagaagaagaagctgttgaaggagaggaggaagcagagggagagggtggagctgAAGATGGACCTGCCCGGTGTCTCCATCGCCGACAACGAGGACACGGCCATGTTCTGTCTCAGTAGCATCAAGGCCAAG GCCTTGGGGGAGATCTCCAAGGGGGACATGCTGGCTGCCGACAgcctggtggagggagaggagcactTTCACATCTCCGAAGACGAGGAGGACAACGAGGAGGACAAGATGTCCCTGGCCTCTGACCTagatgaggaagagagggacgaggtggaggagcaggagatgcAGCTGGATATGCTGGAGAAGCAGAAGAAAAA GGTGGCCTTGAAGACGGCAAAGGCAGCAGccgagaaagagaaggaggaagaggaggaggaggaggagaagggcccAGGAGGTCTGCTGGTGGACCTTGAAGACAAAGATGTgaagagagagcgtgagacCAACCTGTGGTTCAGCAAG GGGATCTTCTCCGAAATCGACCTGGAGAAGGACGCGGAGACTGAACTCCAACAGACCGAGAAGCTGCAGAGCCAGGAGGCACTAG AACAAAGCcgtgaggtggaggaagaggaggtgacagCTGACCAACCAGAGGCGGAGGCGGGACCAACACAGAAAACCGAGGATGCATATAACAGCGACTCGGACTCGGACAGCAGTGATGATGAACC GGACATTACGACAATGAGGCGAGGCAAAGGGGCCGGCGGGCTGAAGGCCAAAGCCGCTAAGGAGGACTTCCAGGTTGTTCCCGTGGAGCGCAGCA ACAAGAGACACAGAGTGCTGGATGCAGAAGGCTTGGCCCTGGGCTGTCAGATCGCCTCGTCCAAGAAGCGGGGCAGAGACCTCATGGACGACTCCTtccacag GTTCGCCAACTCCGAGGGCCAGTGGGAGGTGCCCGAGTGGTTCTTCGACGACGAGCGGAAGCACCGCAAGAAGCCGGTGCCGGTGACCCAGGCGATGGTGGACGAGTTCAAGCAGAAGTGGAAGGAGATCAACGCCCGGCCCATCAAGCGCGTGGCCGAGGCCAAGgccaggaagaagaagagg ATGCTGAAGAAGATGGAGTCGGCGAAGAAGAAGGCAGAGGCCGTGGTTGACACAGTCGACATCTCCGAAAAAGAGAAAATGTCTGCGCTCAAGAG CATCTACAAGAAGGCGGGCgtggggaaggaggagaagcgGGAGGTGACGTACGTCGTGGCCAAGAAGGGCTCCGGGGGCAGGGTGGGCCGGCCGTCCGGCGTCAAGGGACACTTCAAGGTGGTGGACAGCCGCATGAAGAAGGACATGCGGGGCTTGCAGCGCAAAGAGCAGCGCAGCAAGGGCGGGAAAGGCGGGAAAGGCAAAGGCGGCAAGCCCGGTAAAGGCGGGAAACCCAAGGGATCCAAACCAGGGAAAGGAAGAGTACCGAAGGGCGGAAGGAAAGGAAAATGA
- the plaat1 gene encoding phospholipase A and acyltransferase 1: MDKQKGHSTMASNDPHLLDPPGDPQPGDLIEIFRPAYQHWALYLGDGYIINLTPVDEGPAAAMSSVKSVFSRKAVARMQLLKEVVGGDSYRVNNKYDDDHTPLPVSEIIQRAQVLIGQEVSYDLLGSNCEHFVTLLRYGEGVSEQATRAIGAIGLVTAAASAFSVLGLINNRSRNRPF, from the exons ATGGCCTCTAATGACCCTCACCTTCTGGACCCCCCTGGTGACCCCCAGCCAGGTGATCTCATTGAGATCTTCAGACCAGCCTATCAGCACTGGGCTCTCTACCTGGGAGATGGGTACATCATCAACTTAACACCTGTTG ATGAGGGTCCAGCAGCTGCCATGTCCAGTGTAAAATCAGTGTTCAGCCGCAAGGCGGTGGCACGCATGCAGCTGCTGAAGGAGGTGGTCGGAGGTGACTCATACCGTGTCAACAACAAGTACGATGACGACCACACACCCCTGCCCGTCTCTGAAATCATCCAGCGTGCTCAAGTGCTCATTGGCCAGGAAGTGTCTTATGACCTCCTGGGCAGTAACTGTGAGCACTTTGTCACTCTACTGCGCTACGGGGAGGGGGTGTCTGAACAG GCAACACGGGCAATAGGGGCCATTGGTTTGGTGACGGCTGCAGCCAGTGCCTTTTCTGTGCTGGGACTCATCAACAACCGGTCAAGAAACAGGCCTTTCTGA